ACTTCTGCTTGTCAATTACCCTGCCACAATTCTATTCATGGAACATGTCCCACAACCTGGAAAAGCAATTCTGAAGAATTGGATGCTAGGGCTAGTCAACCCACTCAGTAACACCACAGTTAACACCTTCACTCTGCATTTGAAAATTGAAATATACATCACTAAGTGCACTCAATTTCATAACAACAAATCATATCAGACTAAGAAACTGAAGGTGAGGCTTAATTAAACTGAATATGTTGTTTAATATAACTCAAACTATAACTGAAACCCAACCTGCTTGTACATGTTCATTCATAGATATATGCTTCCTATACAAAAGCATATTCTATACCTTAATACAAGGCATATTTCAGTTCATCCTTAAAAATACAGTGTAGGTTCAGAAGAGCAACTTGTCAACATAATACTGTGTGGGTTCAGAACAACAACTTGTCATCCTTGTAAATACATGAGTGGGTTCAGAAGAAAATGTTTCCAATTAAGGTACTATACCTGCTGCACTAGACAACCATAGAAACGCCTTCTAGTTAAGGTTCCTTCAAATGCCACACACTTAATTGGCCTCATGTGGTGCATCATGCAGGTGGGTTCAGAAAGCTCCCGCTGGCCACATAAAAGAGGCTCCACGGTGGTGTCAGGGATCTCCTGCATGAACACATCAACAAAATCACCTTAGCCCACAGAACCAGACATAGATTGAAAATTAATTCCCCAACCCAACAAGAACCCTAACCCTAGTTTTGAAGCATACATAAACCTAGCTCAAACAGCAACCATAACCCTGCCTACTAAATAACAGTAACCAAAGCTTACCCTAGCTCACCAAGATGAACCCTAACCTAATCTAGCTCCTagatgaaccctaaccctagcttagCAGATCGAAAAACTTACCCAAAGAGCCATGTCCATGCTTGTGATGTCGCACTCGTCCTCTGAGTTCGTATCCCCGTCATTCCAGGAAGGCATGGAAGCGGTGGAGCTTCCACTGCGCAAGTCGCCGCCGGCGTTGAAGAGCAAAGAGGAGAGTGAGAGTGAGAGCAGAGAGATGAGTGCGGGCAGGGGAGcagagtgagagagagggagacgacTTAATGAGCGAGCGAGCGGGTGCGGTCTGACCGCACCGGTTGGTCGGAGTAACGGCCGTTAACGGCCTCACCGTCAAGCGTGGCGCTGCCGTGGCCTGACAGGCGGGCCCGGACCGTCACGGTTTAAAACGCTAGCAACTGGCAATTTGGGTTTTTTGAGACAACTGACGAGAAAAGTGGTAGGTATCAGTCACAAACAAAAATGTGATGGTTTTTTTGGAACCCTAGCATGAAAAGTGATAGTTTTATGCTATTCACTCCTGGAAACTAGTCCTGGCGCCATCTCCGAGCGTGATTTTTGGGCAGGCATAGAATAGTTGCACGTCAGTACTGTAACAGGGCACCTGGGATCCTTTGCAAGGTTGATGAATGACGTCGCAGACAAACCATGACCATCTTACCCTAAGGGCTCTGCCGAAACATTTCAGATCTTTTAGCACCTGAACCTCCAAACTTCTTGGGCATACAAACTTTGCTCCAGCTAACCAGACATTTGCCGCCGTGAGCCTCCTCCTCGCTAAACCAGAGGAAGTTTCTTCGTATTTATCAATCTTCTTAATGGCCCAAGCACTCAGAAACGAATTGGTAAGGAAATAAGCAGCAGTCGCAGTTAAATACAGCTGACCATCACCAATCTTCCTGGCCTGGCCATGAACTTCCTCTCCATGGTTTCAGTTTTCCAGATCAGAGCTgctaaaaatcagtcgactgagacttcgcgcAGCTCAGCGTCTTTGTCTCAATTCAGCCTGTTAAAACCTGCGTCTGGCCTGTTTTTCTTTCCCGTTTCGTTGTTTGGTCTGTGGGTTCCTATATAGCGCGTACCACGCCGGCGAGCAAGGTAGCgcgtaccccccccccccacctcgcGCGCTGTTGTTTTATGGGCTAGCCCATTTCGGGGTTTCAGCCCCAACcagttttgggaaggttctagaaccttccccgAACTgggtttttctgttttctttcctttttttcttttcctttttcctttttcctttttttctttttctttttctgttttcttctcattttttctttacttttatgttttcaTTTTTATTCTTGTTTTTCAATTTCTGAAAATCTATTAATTCGTGGTTTATTTTTAAAATCGTATTTTTTtggaatgatgaacattttttccaaaattgtggttttatttttactaattctTTACtattaaatcatgaacatttttttaaaatgtgaacattttttaaaactcatgaacatttttattaaatttgtgaacatttttttaatttgtgaaacATTCTCTTAAGTCATGAACATGTTTTTCAACTCATGATTATTTTTTTGAAATAATGAACATTATAAAACTAAAGATTATCTTttcgaaatcatgaacttttttttcaaattcgtgaacatttttagaATCAGCGAACATTTTTTTTGAATCGTGAACatgtttttcaaattcgtgaacatttttcgaattagtgaacatttttttgaatcgtGAACTGTTTTTCCGAATTAGTGAAGATTTTTTGAATTAGCAAACAATTTTTTGAatcgtgattttttttaaaattatgaacattttttaagtttgTAACCTTTTTTACAAATTCATGAACAACTTTTGAATTCCAGAGCATTTTTCtgtaatcatgaatatttttttgaaatcatgatagTTTTATTAAAATTAGCAACTTTTTTGATATCCCAAATTAttgaaaaaaggaaaaacatgTGAAGATTTTTGTTGTTAGCTTtttgttccttttcttttcttttgtaaaCTTTTACAATTGAAGAGAAAGACAGAAGgggaagtttttttttttttgaaatggtaACCACATGTTTTAATATTTGTCAAAGTTACGACACACGCAGTCCCTGACGAGACAAAGAGAGGACAGAAGTCCAAGTGCATTTGCATAAAACACCCTGAGATGAGATAAATTACAATCACAGCCTTGGAGGTACTTGTGCACATTACTGGCCGTGACTTAGGAAGGGGAAGGGGTCCTGTCACATACACTCCACTCTGCGTACTCTCTTTGAAGCATGGGTGGTTTTCCTTATGTGCAAGTGACTGTCCCGTTTTACTTGAAAATTTCTGCTTTTTTGTTGCTGCCTAATTTATGTGTTACTTCACTTctactttttattttttcttcttcataATTTTATGCATCTACTAAAATATATCATCTATCATTGCTTCTTTATTCTTGTTTTTGCTGTtcacttcttcttttcttctttttattgTCTAGTTGCACTATCTTTTTCAATGTGAAACGTGCATTAAGCAAATTTCCAATAAGTTAATATTTTTGTTTTGTACCATTTTTTATGTAACTTTTTAATGTTTTAGTGTCCCGGTTTCACATTTCTAGCGCCACGATTGCCCAAAATATACTTTTTGTATATAATGAGGCAAAGTAACGCATGGCccaaaatatattttttgtatataATGAGGCAAAGTAACGCATGGCTGGTTGGGCATGTGATTTGTTTGCTGCACTTGCCAAAGGGCTGCATTTTTGTGCCTTTTTTTGCGTCTGTTTGTTTCTGTGTAGGGGGTTTGTATACGGTCGGTCTTTTTGtgtgatttttctttttcttttcacttTAACTTTCAACGACAAAGTGTTCGACTGAGTGGCCACATCTTATTTGTTCTATAATGTGTCCTTTCTTTTTCCCTCAAGCACACCTGTCCGACTTCTCTTCGTTCTTAAACTATGCTTGTGTTTTTTCTCTTTTAATTAACTCTCAACTCTTTATGTTTAATTTTGTCGTTTCTTTAATCAAACTACCAGTTACATGTATTCATCCAAGATCCATGATCCATGGCTTGGGTATTAATCCAAGATCCATGATCCATGATATATGTATTCATCCAAGATCCATGATCCATGGGTTGGGGGCACCGGGACACCAGGCACGGGTATTAATCCAAGATCCATGGCTTTGGCTACTCATCGACATATGTATTCGGTTCTACAAGGCAGTTCCAACTTCCAATGTGTCGATCATTCACCACTCTAGGTCAGCGCCCACTTTACAATATCCCATGAGTTCTCCCTAAATACAGTGAGCGGCGGTTTGACCACTTCGGCCCGATTTGTGGAACCATGCGGCATGGAAACATGAGTTGCCGTTCCTCCGATGTCACCTCGTCATAAACTAGCCCCGCAAAAATGGTCCTCGTGTTAGTGGCCTCACTTGGCATCCAGCGAACACGCTCGTCACGCATTGTCGGCACAGACCGCAATACATGCCTCGCAAAGGTTCATTCATATTATGCTGCAACCATGCTCACATCTTGCGCATGTGGGTGTCGTTCCCCTCTTTGGAGGCGTCGCTACGGTGTGTCAGCATCTTCCCCCTTCTTTATTGGACAGTTGTCTCCGAGCGAAAGCCTACGTCTTGGACCGGCAATGGCGGCGTCTGGGCATCGTTCCTTTGTTGGGAGCATCATGTGTGGAGACATGGCTTGAAGGTTATGTGGTGCGGTTGTTCGGTGTGTGTTGCTTGTCCGAGTAGAGGTTCGTTGGCGCAATGTACGTCGATGCCGGTGACTCCAAGACGATGGCTTACTCTAGACCAACCGAGTCCCGCCACCCACTCGCCATGTCCCGTCGGCATTCAAGGGTGGTTGATGCATTGGCAAGGGAAGTCCGGTTGAAATTGTTGCTATTCAGGGTGATTGGCCTTGGTAGAGACGCGGCTTTGATGTTCTCGTTGTGTTTGTAATGTGTGCGGTGACTTTTTTTCGAATTAGGTTGGGTGTGATGTTTGCACTGCACTTTGTTGTTCGCAGCGATAGGTAACCTTTTATAATTTTTCTCTGTCTTCTGTCAAAATATAGTACTCCGTACGTCTTTGGCGTACtctctcggaaaaaaaaagagacAGAGAGCACGCGTCCACTCAAGGAAAGAAAAAACAAGACACAGCGCGCGCATGCACGAGCACGAACAGAAGACCCGGCCAACGCAAGCTCTGAAACCTCTCTTGTCTCCTGGTCTTGCATGCACGATCACACGTACACTCCTCTCCTACAAAAGTGGCGATCTGCGAGTGTGCCTCCGACCACTAGCTACCACCTGCCTGTCTGTCTCGATCTGCCCTATACCAATCGCCATGAAACATCCTCTCATTGGTTTCTTCACCAGCTAGCTAGAATCACAAGACCTCGATCGACCGAGTTGGCCGGCCGCCTGAAGGAACCAACCGATCGATGGGCAAGACGAGCACCGTGTCGTCGTGGCTGTGCTGCCCGTGCCGGTGCCTCTTCTGCGGCCTGCTGAGCTGCATCTTCAGCgtcctcgccaccatcctcgtcatcGCTGGCGTCGTCGTGCTCGCCCTCTATCTCCTCTTCCGACCGCACCTCATCCAAGCCACCGTCGCGTCCGCCGACCTCAACGACTTCACCCTCACGCCGAGCACCTGGATCCTCCGCTACAACCTCTCTGTCGCGCTCTCCGTCCGCAACCCTAACTCCCGGATCGCCATCCACTACCAGTCCGTCGTCGCCGAGGCCTACTACCAGGGCCAGGGCTTCGCCCGCGCCGACCTCCCGGACTTCTACCAGGACACCGGCGAGACCACCGTCCTGCCGCTGGCCTTC
This portion of the Triticum dicoccoides isolate Atlit2015 ecotype Zavitan chromosome 7A, WEW_v2.0, whole genome shotgun sequence genome encodes:
- the LOC119328414 gene encoding NDR1/HIN1-like protein 2; the encoded protein is MGKTSTVSSWLCCPCRCLFCGLLSCIFSVLATILVIAGVVVLALYLLFRPHLIQATVASADLNDFTLTPSTWILRYNLSVALSVRNPNSRIAIHYQSVVAEAYYQGQGFARADLPDFYQDTGETTVLPLAFAGDHPLEGGVAAAGFRKEAIDHASFSVDIKLSAKMKLKVWAFRVPGPKPRVDCPLNIHRRNASAPAADGPQEFHPVECRVWF